The sequence CTCCGCTGATCCACTCCGCGCGGCCCGTCCGGCCCACTGTAATGCCGTCGTACAAACTTTTCGGTCCGGCGGCCCGGGACGGGCTTGTGGGAAAGACGCAGTCGGGAAACGGATGGTTGCCTGCCGCGTGCGGCTGGTACCCGGCACCGCCCACGGCATTCCGATCAGGACCGTTCCGAAGCCGTCCAGGAACATTCCGCAGCGTTCCGAAGTGGTTCCGAGCTGACCACGGCAGTCGAAATCCGGCCGGGCACGGCACGCAAGGAGGCACTTTTTCGCCCTTAGAAGACCAATCAAGATCACTGAATGGCGGTCGGCGGGCGTGTTGTCAGTGGCAGGTGCGAGGATGCACCCAGCACGATGCGGTGGGGGCGCGCGGCCTTTGTCGTGACGTGCACTTGGGACTTGTACGTGCCGACGTGCCCGGGTGCGGTGGGGGGAAAGAGCGGTCCCCCGGCGGATCCCGGCAGAAGGGACCGTTGACGGCGATGCAGATCCGGCTGACCGTCCTCGGGCCGCGCAGCGGCCACACCACACGGACCTGCGACGTGCTCGTGACGGCCCCCGCCGGGACCGCGCTGGCGGCGGTGGCGGGCGCGCTCGCGGCCTCCGTGGCGGGCTCGGGTGCGGATGTCGGCGGTCCCGGCGGCGGCAGCGGCCCCGTCGTGCTCTACGCCGGGTCCGAACGGCTCGATCCGCAGCGCGCGGGGCTCGGCGAGCCGCCTTTGATCGACGGCGCGGTGCTCTCCCTCCAGGGCCCTGGCCCCGCCCCGGCACACGGCCTGCCGCACGGCTCCGCCCGCCTGCGCATCGTCTCCGGCCCCGATGCCGGCGGGGTACACCTGCTGCACGGCGGCGAGATCCGCATCGGCCGCTCGGCCGACGCCGACGTCCCCCTCGACGACCCCGATGTCTCCCGGCTGCACTGCGCCGTGACGGTCGAGCCGGACGGCGCGGTGTACGTGGCGGATCTGCACTCCACGAACGGCACCGTCGTGGACGGCACCGACCTCGGCGAACGTCCCGCACCCCTGCCGCCCGGCGCCCTGCTGCGCATCGGGGAATCCGCCCTGCGCCTGCAGTCCGCGCCCAGCGTCCCGGACCCCGCCCTGCCGACCGCCCCGGACGGCGAGGGGCATCTGCGGATCGCCCCGGGCACGGCCGGTGCGCATCCGGACGCGGACGCGACGGCGGTGGGAGAGGCGGTGGCGGGCCGGACGGCACGTCACGGGGAGTACGGGGGGGCCGGGGAGTACGCGGCCTACGACGCGACGTACGGGGCGTCATCGGGCCCGCGAGGCGCCACGTCCGCCGCGGAGGGGGCGTACACGGGAGCCGGCGCCCGCGCCCGGGTGACCGGCGACGCCACCGCTCCCCTACGGGCCTCCGCCACCACACCGGACCCGGACCCGTCGGGGCGGCGGGACACTCCCCTGCGCGGCACCCCGACCCGGTACACCGCCCCGCCCCGCGTCGGCGCGGCTCCCGTCCCCGGTGCTTCCACGGGCCATGTCTACGACCGCACCACCGGCGCCGGCCCGGCGGACGGCTTCGGCCCCGGCGTCCGGGAGCGCAGCGACGCCTTTCCGGCCGGTGCGCAGGACCGGACGCACGGCGGGCAGCAGTCTTTGGCACCGGACTCTTGGGCACCGGCCGATGAAGGATCCCGGGCCGATGAGGGATCCCGTAAAGGCGGGCGACGGGGTGGCATCGGCGCCTGGGCGCGGCGGCTGGCGGGCGGCCGGCCCGCCGTGGAGCGGCCGGACGACACCTTCGCACCGGAGTACGAACCCGTCGGCGCCTCCAGGGCGGCCTTCGCGGACCCCGCCGAGGGCGTCCCGGCACCGGAAACGCTCTCCGGGCCGGCCGCCGACGAGCGCTGGCCGGATGCCGCCGCGGTCCTGCTCACCGCGCTGGGACCGGGGCCCCGGCTCTGGGAGCGCGGCGCGGACCACCCCGACGCACTGACCGTCCGGCTGGGGACCGCCGCCCGGCACGGCGGCCGGGCCGCCGTGCCCGTCACCGTCGATCTGCGCCGGGCGGGCTCGCTCGGTCTCGCCGGGCCGCGAACGCGGCTGACCGGTCTGGCCCGCAGCGCCCTCGCCCAGCTCACGGCCCTGCACTCCCCCGGCGCCCTGGAAATCGTGCTGATCAGCGCGGACCGGGCGCGTTCGGCCGAGGAGCGGGTGGCGGACTGGTCCTGGCTCGGCTGGCTGCCGCAGGTCCGCCCGGACCGCGGCCAGGACTGCCGGCTGCTCCTGGCGTACGACAAGGAACAGGCCGCGGCCCGTACGTCCGAGCTGGTGCGCCGGCTCGACGACAGCCCGCTGGGCCCGGGCTGGGCGGACGCCGAGCGGGCGGAGACCGCCTCCGCCGCCGCCCGCCACCGGGGCCCGTACACCCTCCTGGTCGTCGACGGCGACCCCGGCACCTCCGCGCTGCGCGAGACCACCGCCCGGCTCGCCGCGGGCGGCCCGGCGGCCGGTATCCACCTCCTGTGCCTGGCCGAGACGCCGGCCGCCTCCCCCGCCTTTCCGCTGGCCTCGACGTACGAAGCGGCCCGGGCGGCATCACCCGCCTTCGGCGAGTGCGGGGCGGTGGCGGTGCTCAGCGGCGATGTCGCCACGGCGCTGCGCGTCGTCCAGCCGGGCTCCGGGCCCAACGGCACGGTCGCGACGGTGGACGCGGTCTCCGGCGCCTGGGCCGAGCGGTTCGCACGGGCGCTGGCGCCGCTGCGCGAGAGCGATGCGACGGCCGCTTCCGGCGGCCGGACGGCGCCTCGTGCGGCCGTCCCGCTGCCCGACTCGGCACGGCTGCTGGACGAGTTGGGGCTGGCCCGCGCCACTCCCGCATCCCTGATGGCCCGTTGGGCCGCCGCGCTGGACACCGACCGGCCCGGCGCCGCCGCGGTGCTCGGCGCCGGGCCGCACGGCCCGCTCTGCGCCGACCTCGCCGCCGACAGCACGCACCTCGTCGTGGAGGGCGCGGCGGCCACCGGCAAGACCGAACTGCTGCGTTCGCTGGCCGCCTCGCTGGCGGCTGCCGACCGCCCGGATCTGCTGTCGCTGGTGCTGGTGGACGGCGGCGGCAGCGAGCGCGGTGAGGGGCTGCGGGTCTGTACGGACCTGCCGCATGTCACGACCTACCTCGCCGCCTCGGACCCGGTCCGGATGCGGGAGTTCGCCCAGGCGCTGTCCTCCGAGCTGAAGCGGCGGACGGAAATACTGGCCGGCACCCCGTTCGCCGACTGGCGCGCCAAGCATCTGCCGGCCCCCCGGATCGTCGCCCCGCGCCGCTCGGCCGAGAGCGGCAACCCGGAGCGTGAGAGTCGCGAAGGCCGCGAGAGCCGCGAGAGTCGCGGCAGCCGTGATTACGGAGAGCAGGAACCAACTA is a genomic window of Streptomyces sp. Edi2 containing:
- a CDS encoding FHA domain-containing protein, which produces MQIRLTVLGPRSGHTTRTCDVLVTAPAGTALAAVAGALAASVAGSGADVGGPGGGSGPVVLYAGSERLDPQRAGLGEPPLIDGAVLSLQGPGPAPAHGLPHGSARLRIVSGPDAGGVHLLHGGEIRIGRSADADVPLDDPDVSRLHCAVTVEPDGAVYVADLHSTNGTVVDGTDLGERPAPLPPGALLRIGESALRLQSAPSVPDPALPTAPDGEGHLRIAPGTAGAHPDADATAVGEAVAGRTARHGEYGGAGEYAAYDATYGASSGPRGATSAAEGAYTGAGARARVTGDATAPLRASATTPDPDPSGRRDTPLRGTPTRYTAPPRVGAAPVPGASTGHVYDRTTGAGPADGFGPGVRERSDAFPAGAQDRTHGGQQSLAPDSWAPADEGSRADEGSRKGGRRGGIGAWARRLAGGRPAVERPDDTFAPEYEPVGASRAAFADPAEGVPAPETLSGPAADERWPDAAAVLLTALGPGPRLWERGADHPDALTVRLGTAARHGGRAAVPVTVDLRRAGSLGLAGPRTRLTGLARSALAQLTALHSPGALEIVLISADRARSAEERVADWSWLGWLPQVRPDRGQDCRLLLAYDKEQAAARTSELVRRLDDSPLGPGWADAERAETASAAARHRGPYTLLVVDGDPGTSALRETTARLAAGGPAAGIHLLCLAETPAASPAFPLASTYEAARAASPAFGECGAVAVLSGDVATALRVVQPGSGPNGTVATVDAVSGAWAERFARALAPLRESDATAASGGRTAPRAAVPLPDSARLLDELGLARATPASLMARWAAALDTDRPGAAAVLGAGPHGPLCADLAADSTHLVVEGAAATGKTELLRSLAASLAAADRPDLLSLVLVDGGGSERGEGLRVCTDLPHVTTYLAASDPVRMREFAQALSSELKRRTEILAGTPFADWRAKHLPAPRIVAPRRSAESGNPERESREGRESRESRGSRDYGEQEPTTLRNRCRDRGTDGGAAADPSTTGTLRLRARSTTQPPAAGPAATEGGADAAAPMPRLFVLVDDFDALVAPALGSTGRPAAGSVVRALETVARDGAELGVHLIAATGHPDRTAETATSERAGLRVRLGASDDPSEPVPAGRGRLHRAADGSSTPFQAGRVTGRIPRTSTLRPTVVPLEWQRMGDPPARRPLRELGNGPTDLALLASALQRAAQSSGAGSAPPLL